The Streptomyces achromogenes genome window below encodes:
- a CDS encoding VOC family protein, with translation MLTTRFVDGAPNWVDVGTPDIDGATSFYDALFGWRFRSAGPDAGGYGFFQLDGRTVAGGMQTTPEQGPPSWTVYFRTTDAQATAKTAEQAHGRVLLPPMDVMGQGTMAVLADQAGVTFGLWEPALTKGVDVADQPGSLCWVELYTPDIAAAAAFYHTALGLETSAAPFPGGTYTCVNPADGGEEAMFGGIVPLADDPAEAGSDPYWLPYFEVTDVDAVVAEATGRGGGVRMPATDVEGVGRIAKLADPYGARFAVIRSAPQEA, from the coding sequence ATGCTCACCACCCGTTTCGTCGACGGCGCTCCGAACTGGGTCGACGTCGGCACGCCCGACATCGACGGCGCCACCTCCTTCTACGACGCGCTCTTCGGTTGGCGGTTCCGGTCGGCGGGACCCGACGCCGGCGGCTACGGCTTCTTCCAGCTGGACGGCAGAACCGTGGCGGGCGGCATGCAGACCACCCCCGAGCAGGGGCCGCCGTCCTGGACGGTCTACTTCCGGACGACGGACGCGCAGGCCACCGCCAAAACCGCCGAGCAGGCCCACGGCAGGGTGCTCCTCCCTCCGATGGACGTGATGGGCCAGGGCACGATGGCGGTCCTCGCCGACCAGGCGGGCGTCACGTTCGGCCTCTGGGAGCCGGCCCTGACCAAGGGTGTGGACGTGGCGGACCAACCCGGATCGCTGTGCTGGGTCGAGCTGTACACGCCGGACATCGCCGCGGCGGCGGCCTTCTACCACACCGCGCTGGGCCTGGAGACCTCCGCCGCCCCCTTCCCCGGCGGCACGTACACCTGCGTCAACCCGGCCGACGGCGGGGAGGAGGCGATGTTCGGCGGGATCGTCCCGCTGGCCGACGATCCCGCGGAGGCCGGGTCGGATCCGTACTGGCTGCCGTACTTCGAGGTCACCGATGTGGACGCGGTCGTCGCCGAGGCCACGGGCCGGGGCGGCGGAGTGCGGATGCCCGCCACGGACGTGGAGGGCGTCGGCCGCATCGCCAAGCTCGCCGACCCCTACGGGGCACGCTTCGCGGTGATCAGAAGCGCCCCGCAGGAGGCGTGA
- a CDS encoding WhiB family transcriptional regulator, translating into MYTDTIPTPDLSWQREALCAQTGADFFFPEPGSSVREAKRICGMCEMRPACLDYALAHDERFGVWGGLSEKERLQIRRTAD; encoded by the coding sequence ATGTACACCGACACGATTCCCACGCCCGACCTCTCCTGGCAGCGGGAGGCGCTGTGCGCGCAGACCGGGGCGGACTTCTTCTTCCCCGAGCCCGGCAGTTCGGTGCGCGAGGCCAAGCGCATCTGCGGCATGTGCGAGATGCGTCCCGCCTGCCTGGACTACGCCCTGGCCCACGACGAGCGCTTCGGCGTCTGGGGCGGCCTGTCCGAGAAGGAGCGACTGCAGATCAGGCGCACGGCCGACTGA